A single region of the Deinococcus radiodurans R1 = ATCC 13939 = DSM 20539 genome encodes:
- a CDS encoding PTS fructose-like transporter subunit IIB, producing MAKLVAVTACPTGIAHTFMAAEALRRAALAAGHDIRVETQGSVGTADALTPSEIAAADAVILATDVRVDEARFAGKPVVQTSTQDAIRNAAGLVAQATAALGAAAPAAAPVSDGKKYIVGITSCPTGIAHTFMAAEGLEGGAKSLGYDVKIETQGSVGAGNALSDDDVRRADVVVIAADTNVDLSRFAGKRVYQTGTKPAIKDGAAVVRTALAEAPVYGSGSAASSGDYVADAAAAKAAKNAGVPSFYKHLMTGVSHMLPFVVAGGLLIALGFAFGSFQFGDQGIFIYEDKYAGTIGNLLFNIGANGAFKLFVPVLAGYIAFSIADRPGLAPGMVGGLIAANTGSGFLGGMVAGFIAGYFVRWLNRALKLPRTLEGLKPTLLLPLLGTLVVGLLMLTVVGKPVAAALTAVTNWLQGLGQGSAGLLGALLGGMMAFDMGGPINKAAYTFSTGLLTNKVYGPIAATMAAGMTPPLALFFATQLFKNRFTKDEQEAGKAAGVLGISFITEGAIPFAARDPLRVIPALMAGSAVAGFISMATGCLLRAPHGGIFVLFIPNAVTNLPMYIVAIVAGTAVSTLLLGLLKKPLAVTPVPSGEGTL from the coding sequence ATGGCAAAACTTGTCGCCGTCACCGCCTGTCCCACCGGCATCGCCCACACCTTTATGGCCGCCGAGGCCCTGCGCCGCGCCGCGCTCGCCGCCGGGCACGACATCCGGGTGGAAACCCAGGGCAGCGTGGGCACCGCCGACGCCCTGACGCCCAGTGAAATTGCCGCCGCCGACGCCGTGATTCTGGCGACCGACGTGCGGGTGGACGAGGCGCGCTTTGCCGGAAAACCCGTCGTGCAGACCAGCACCCAGGACGCCATTCGGAATGCGGCGGGCCTAGTCGCGCAGGCGACGGCGGCGCTGGGCGCGGCGGCCCCCGCAGCCGCCCCCGTCAGCGACGGCAAAAAGTACATCGTCGGCATCACGTCGTGCCCGACCGGCATCGCCCACACCTTCATGGCCGCCGAAGGGCTCGAAGGCGGCGCCAAGTCGCTCGGTTACGACGTGAAAATCGAGACGCAGGGCAGCGTGGGCGCCGGCAACGCGCTGAGCGACGACGATGTTCGCCGCGCCGACGTGGTGGTCATCGCCGCCGACACCAACGTGGACCTGAGCCGCTTTGCCGGCAAACGCGTGTACCAGACCGGCACCAAGCCCGCCATCAAGGACGGCGCGGCGGTCGTCCGCACGGCGCTCGCCGAGGCGCCGGTGTACGGAAGCGGGTCGGCGGCGAGTTCGGGCGACTACGTGGCCGACGCGGCGGCGGCGAAAGCGGCCAAGAACGCGGGCGTGCCGAGCTTCTACAAGCACCTGATGACCGGCGTGAGCCACATGCTGCCCTTCGTGGTGGCGGGCGGGCTGCTCATCGCGCTGGGCTTCGCCTTCGGGTCGTTTCAGTTTGGGGACCAGGGCATTTTCATCTACGAGGACAAGTACGCCGGGACCATCGGCAACCTGCTGTTCAACATCGGGGCGAACGGGGCGTTCAAGCTGTTCGTGCCGGTGCTGGCCGGCTACATCGCCTTTTCGATTGCCGACCGACCGGGGCTGGCGCCGGGCATGGTGGGCGGCCTGATCGCCGCGAACACCGGCAGCGGCTTTCTGGGCGGGATGGTCGCGGGCTTTATCGCCGGGTACTTCGTGCGCTGGCTCAACCGCGCCCTGAAGTTGCCGCGCACGCTCGAAGGCCTCAAGCCCACGCTGCTGCTGCCGCTGCTCGGCACCCTGGTGGTCGGGCTGCTGATGCTGACGGTGGTGGGCAAGCCGGTGGCCGCCGCCCTGACCGCCGTGACGAACTGGCTGCAAGGCCTGGGCCAGGGGTCGGCGGGGCTGCTCGGCGCCCTGCTCGGCGGGATGATGGCCTTCGACATGGGTGGCCCCATCAACAAGGCGGCCTACACCTTCAGCACCGGCCTGCTGACGAACAAGGTCTACGGCCCCATCGCCGCCACGATGGCTGCGGGCATGACGCCCCCGCTGGCGCTGTTTTTCGCCACACAACTGTTCAAGAACCGCTTTACCAAAGATGAGCAGGAAGCGGGCAAGGCGGCAGGCGTGCTGGGCATTTCCTTTATCACGGAAGGCGCCATTCCCTTCGCCGCCCGTGACCCCCTGCGCGTGATTCCGGCGCTGATGGCGGGGTCGGCGGTGGCGGGCTTTATCAGCATGGCGACCGGGTGCCTGCTGCGGGCGCCGCACGGCGGGATTTTCGTGCTGTTTATTCCCAACGCGGTGACCAACCTGCCGATGTACATCGTGGCCATCGTGGCGGGCACGGCTGTGAGCACGCTGCTGCTCGGGCTGCTGAAAAAACCGCTGGCCGTCACGCCCGTGCCGAGCGGTGAAGGAACACTCTGA
- the pfkB gene encoding 1-phosphofructokinase, translated as MGTPRVLTLTLNPALDLTVRADGWRPNTVNSGQTLHLTAGGKGVNVASFLADWGLPVTASGLLGEDNAEVFDALFRTKAITDAFVRVPGQTRVGVKIVDHAAQQTTDINLPGLRATPEHLRELHAQLDALCESHDAFVLAGSLPPGIAPDFYTELVAKLRGAGKFVALDTSGAALTAALTANVLPHLVKPNTHELSAALGRELGTQAELLAAARDLLGRGAELVAISQGEDGALLVTPGATVQAKPPHVQVVSTVGAGDAMVAGLVSAHLDSLPLPDAARRATSFSVSTITRLGAHLPARDELAGYAAQVTVTPL; from the coding sequence ATGGGCACGCCGCGTGTGCTGACCCTGACGCTCAACCCCGCGCTCGACCTGACGGTGCGCGCCGACGGCTGGCGGCCCAATACGGTCAACAGCGGGCAGACGCTGCACCTCACGGCGGGCGGCAAGGGCGTGAACGTCGCGTCCTTCCTGGCCGACTGGGGCCTGCCCGTGACCGCGAGCGGGCTGCTCGGCGAGGACAACGCCGAAGTGTTCGATGCCCTTTTCCGGACCAAGGCCATCACCGACGCCTTCGTGCGGGTGCCGGGGCAAACGCGCGTGGGTGTCAAAATCGTGGACCACGCCGCGCAGCAGACCACCGACATCAACCTGCCGGGCCTGCGGGCGACGCCCGAGCACCTGCGCGAGTTGCACGCCCAACTGGACGCCCTGTGCGAATCCCACGACGCCTTCGTCCTGGCGGGCAGCCTGCCGCCGGGCATTGCGCCGGACTTTTACACCGAGCTGGTGGCGAAGCTGCGCGGCGCGGGCAAATTCGTCGCGCTCGACACCAGCGGCGCGGCCCTCACCGCCGCCCTGACCGCCAACGTGCTGCCCCACCTCGTCAAGCCGAACACCCACGAACTGTCCGCCGCGCTGGGCCGCGAGCTGGGCACGCAGGCCGAGCTGCTCGCCGCTGCCCGTGACCTGTTGGGTCGGGGCGCCGAGTTGGTCGCCATTTCGCAGGGAGAAGACGGCGCGCTGCTCGTGACTCCGGGCGCCACCGTGCAGGCAAAGCCGCCCCACGTTCAGGTCGTCTCCACGGTGGGCGCTGGGGACGCGATGGTGGCGGGCCTCGTCTCCGCCCATCTCGACAGTCTGCCCCTCCCAGACGCCGCCCGCCGCGCCACAAGTTTCAGCGTGAGCACCATCACCCGGCTGGGCGCGCATCTCCCGGCGCGTGACGAGCTCGCCGGGTACGCGGCGCAGGTGACGGTCACTCCTCTCTGA